From Camelus dromedarius isolate mCamDro1 chromosome 12, mCamDro1.pat, whole genome shotgun sequence, the proteins below share one genomic window:
- the CD59 gene encoding CD59 glycoprotein: MVTMGSKGGFVLLWLLLFLAVFCHLGHSLQCYSCVDPPHECTTIVNCTHNQDACIIVKAVPSKSYYQCWKIADCKFEVIAKSLGEKELKYSCCQKDLCNSSHVMNTAGKAVLLVSLLLLVAVRHFCL; the protein is encoded by the exons ATGGTCACAATGGGAAGCAAAGGAGGGTTTGTCCTGCTCTGGCTCCTGCTCTTCCTGGCTGTCTTCTGCCATTTAG GTCACAGCCTGCAGTGCTACAGCTGTGTCGACCCACCTCATGAGTGCACCACGATTGTCAATTGTACTCATAATCAGGATGCTTGTATCATCGTTAAAGCCG TGCCATCGAAGTCTTACTACCAGTGTTGGAAGATTGCCGATTGCAAATTTGAAGTCATTGCGAAAAGCTTAGGGGAGAAGGAGCTAAAGTACAGCTGCTGCCAGAAGGACCTGTGTAACAGCAGTCACGTGATGAACACGGCAGGGAAAGCAGTTCTGCTGGTGTCCCTGCTGCTGCTGGTAGCAGTCCGGCACTTCTGTCTCTAA
- the C12H11orf91 gene encoding uncharacterized protein C11orf91 homolog → MPKGRRGSQSPTMSQRPAPPLYFPSLYDRSISSSPLSDFNIWKKLFVPLKAGGAPAGGAAGGWPLPQAPSAPAPPPPPGLGLPNERPCPPPWPSGLASIPYEPLRFFYSPPPGPEVDASPSAPGPTTPRLASASHPEELCELEILIKELELLTITGDGFDSQRYKFLKALKDEKLQGLKTKQPGKKSASLS, encoded by the exons ATGCCGAAGGGGCGGCGCGGCAGCCAGAGCCCCACGATGAGCCAgcggccggccccgcccctctACTTCCCGTCCCTCTACGACCGCAGCATCTCCTCGTCCCCGCTCAGCGACTTCAATATCTGGAAGAAGCTCTTCGTGCCGCTGAAGGCGGGCGGGGCACCGGCGGGCGGGGCGGCTGGGGGCTGGCCCCTGCCCCAGGCGCCCTCGGCCCcagcgcccccgccgccgcccggaCTGGGTCTTCCGAATGAGCGCCCCTGTCCTCCGCCCTGGCCCTCTGGCCTGGCCTCCATCCCCTACGAGCCTCTGCGCTTCTTCTACTCGCCGCCGCCGGGGCCTGAGGTGGATGCCTCGCCCTCGGCCCCTGGCCCCACGACTCCCCGGCTTGCCTCTGCCTCCCATCCCGAGGAGCTGTGCGAGTTAGAGATTCTCATTAAGGAGCTGGAGCTGCTCACCATCACTGGAGACGGCTTCGACTCCCAGCGCT ATAAATTCCTGAAGGCACTGAAGGATGAAAAGTTACAAGGACTGAAGACCAAGCAGCCTGGAAAGAAGTCAGCCTCTCTTTCCTGA